The DNA sequence ATTGGATAAGTTGATTACCTTAGCACAAAACAATTAACCATCACCGTAGGGGTTGAATATTATTCAACCCACCATCACTAAAATACTAAAATATTTATATATAAATTATTAATTGCAGTTCTAAAAACACAATATGCAATACATTTCTCTATTTATGTTAGAATGCCAACTATCTTAAGATATATAAGATATAAAGGTTATCGTTTTTATTTTTGTAGTCATGAACCAAATGAGCCTCCTCATATTCATGTGGACAAAGACAATTTATCAGCAAAGTTTTGGTTATCTCCTGTCTTTTTAGCGAGAAACATTAGATTTTTAGGAAAAGAATTACGAAAAATACAAGCAATGGTAGAATCAAATAAAATTATGTTTTTGGAGGCATGGAATGAGTATTTTAGTTGACTTAAGAGTTAAAAATGTCATCATAGAAGATGATAATTTAGCAGTAGAAATTATGGATGGACGCACAATAAAAACATTATTGGCATGGTTTCCCCGTTTATTTAATGCTAGTAAACAACAATTAAATAATTGGCAAATATCTGGGGGAGGCTATGGTATTCATTGGGAGGAAATAGACGAAGATATTAGTGTAGAAGGCTTATTAAGAGGGGCAATTTCGCCCGATTATAAAAAAACAATAACAACAAATTAAGTTCAAGTTAATTTGACTTTAAGATGCTTGAATTTCGAGAATAAAAAACTATTAAAATACCCTTGCTCTCTTTGTATCTTTAGGAGAGAAAATTAGCCGTAGTATTAGGTAAAAAATGAACGATCATCAATCAGAGGAAATAAATGTATCTTTAGACAAAAATAATTCAGAAATAGAAAATAATAACTCTAATTCTACTCTGATACCTCCAAAACAGTTAACTTATATAAAAAAACCAAAAACCTCATATTCAGGGAAAATTCTGATTGGTTTAGGTATTTCTTTAGCGGGAATTTTGCTTGATAATAATTGGTTAGGAGTAATTGGGGCTATTGTGGCTTTTTCTCTTGCTTTAGTTCAAGTAATACCGTATATAATCCAATGGATTCGGTTTTTTCTTACTCCTCAAGAAAGACAAACTGTTGTGGGGGTGGTGGGTTTAATTCTCGCATCCTTGATTCTGTTTAATTATTTAGGGGTTTATCACGCAGTCGGTAATTGGTTAAATCAGTTTAAGTATGATGAATTTGGTTCTTGGGCTGATTGGGTGGGAGCTTTAGGACAAATTATGATCGCAGTTTTAGCAGTTTATGTGGCATGGCAACAGTATGTAATTTCCAAAGATTTAACTATTCAACAAAATCGTATTACCCAACAGCAAACCATTGATGCTTATTTTCAAGGGCTTTCTGAATTGGTTTTAGGACCTGATGGCTTATTAGAAGATTGGCCTCAAGAAAGAGCGATCGCAGAAGGTCGAACCGCAGCTATTTTAAGTAGTGTGGATGGTTCAGGAAAGGCAAAAATTTTAAGATTTTTATCTCGTTCTCGTTTAATTACTCCTTTAAAGAGAGATAGTCACCTAGGAAGACCGATTTTAGACGGTTCTGGTGGTTATGCTGAGGATAGAGAATTTGGTATGAGGGTAATTAATTTAGGGGTGGTGTTAGCAGGATGTAATTTAATGGGACAAGATTTACGTTGGACTGATTTAAGTGAAGCTAATATGGTTCGCACTGATTTAAGTAAGGCAGATTTAGTCAAAACCAACTTAGCTCGTACTATTCTTTATGAGGCAGATTTACAAGGGGCGGATATGAAGGGAGTTCGCTTATTTTATGGTGATTTTCATAGTGCTAGTCCTCGCAGTCGCACCCAAGCTCCTAATTTTGAAACGGGAGAATATACAGGGGCGGTAATTGAAAAAGTTAATTTTACAGGGGTGAAAAATCTGACTGAGGAGAATCGTTATTATTGCTGTTGTTGGGGGGGAGAATATACCCGCTCAACTATTCCGGGGGGTTGTTTAGGTATTCCCGACTGTTTAACGGCTTCTCGTCGTCAACAAGAAAACTTAGAAAATGAAGATACTAAAGACGATTAACTAAATCTCTTGCTTTTTTGATGGTTTCGGGGAAAACACCCACAATGGAAGCAAAAACTTCATCACTAACTTTTTCCGCCGTTTCTGAATCAAACCAATGCTCAAATTGATTAAGTATTACCTGAGCTCTTTGTCTAGGGATGGGGTTATCTGTTATTTGCTTGATCAGTTTAACCCATTGTCGGCGGATTAAATATGCCCTTTGTCTTTCTTGAAAATTACCTGCTTGAATTAAAGATAAATTACCAACAGGAATCACATTGACTAAGTCTTGATCAAAACATCCCCCAATAATTGCCCCCGGTCCTGCAAATTCCGCATAATAGGTTTTAATTAGGATTAAACCATTTTTTTTTCGGGGGTTAATCACTAAAAGTTGTTTATGTTCCAAAAATTGTTCTAAACTATTTTCTTGGATGCGATCGCATTCAGTGCCACTCATAGAGATTTAGTCAGTAGTAAACGCCGTTGACTAGGTACAAATAAACTAAATAAATCCGTTTCTACCTGTTGAATAGTATAGCCATTATTGAGATATAACTTTCGGGCTTTATTATTACTAGCTAAAACATGAAGATAAACACGAGAATAATTATTTTCTTGAGCAATTTGCTCACAGCGAGACAATAATTGACTAGCGATACCTTGACGACGACAATTTTCTCGCACTGCTAAATTAGCAATATAGGCATATTTTTCTTTTTTTGCCCAATTATAGTTTTCTCTAAAAGACAGTTCAACAGTACCTAAAACTTCTTGATTAATTTTTCCCTCAGTATTGTTAATGGAAACAGCAATTAGACAAAAATTCTCTTTCTCATTGTTTTGTATGCGTTTGCGTAAATCTTGACAGACGCCAATTTTGAGCAAGGGATAAACCCAAAAAGTAACCTCATTAAAATGATTAAAACTTAAAGTCAAAACCTCTGCAATTCCTTCCACATCATCTAAAGTTGCCTGACGAAATATAGTAGAAGAAGCGGTATAATCCTTCATAGGATTAAAAAATGATTTTGGAAACTCAAACCAAGATGATTGCACAATCAAATAATATCAAAGTAAGTAAAAGATAAAATAGCAATAATAAAAAGTCATAAACTGTAAGTTATCAATTATCAATATAATTTATTTTTTCCACAGTAATAACTAATTATCTTTATTTATTCTATAACACCCTATGAAACAACTAACTATCGACAGTTTTACCCAAGCCGCTTTTATAGCAGAAAATGCCTCAGTTATGGGGCAAGTAACTATTGGCGAAGGAGCAAGTATTTGGTATTCTGCAGTGGTTAGAGGAGACGTAGAAAAAATAAAAATAGGGGCTTACACTAACATTCAAGATGGGGCTATTTTACACGGTGATCCTCAACAAGAAACCATCTTAGAAGATTATGTTACCGTCGGCCATAGAGCGGTTATTCATTCTGCTCATATTAAGAAGGGTTGTTTAATTGGTATTGGAGCAATTATTTTAAATGGAGTCACTGTTGGAGAAGGCTCAATTATAGGAGCAGGATGCGTTGTCACAAAAGATATTCCATCTCATTCTTTAATGGTTGGTATTCCAGCAAAAAAAATAAGAGATGTCAGTGAAGAAGAAGCCCAAAATTTAGTTCAACACGCTCTTAAATACTATCAATTAGGTTTATATCATGCTGGAAAAACTTCTGATAAAGGTTTTTGTTAAGGGCTAATCTCAAAAAAGGTTAGAATAATATGAAATAAACCAATCCCAATCAGAGAGAATGAAGGTATCAGATAGAATACATACGAATACGACAAAAGAAGATTTAATCCCTTGTACCCCTCACTCCCTTGACTCAGAGTTTATCGATACATTCAAAGGACAAATTTTAAGCTCTGAAAAAGCACAAAAAATGGCTGAGTTTTTCAGTTTACTGGGAGATACAAATCGTTTAAGAATTCTTTCCGTTTTAGCTAAACAAGAATTATGTGTTTGTGATTTAGCCGCAACCCTAGACATGACAGAATCGGCAGTTTCTCATCAACTGCGGACTTTAAAAGCCATGCGTTTAGTTGCTTATCAGAAACGGGGGCGTAAAGTTTTTTATCGTCTTTTAGATCATCATGTATTAGAATTGTACTCTTCTGTCGCAGAACATTTAGACGAAACAGATTAAAAACTAACGGAAAAAATAACTTTATTCAACAATGGGGCTAACCTTGGCACGATAAAGCAAATCTTCTCCTTGACGATAACCCACATAACGTATTTTTACCATTTCACAAGTCTGAGTATCATCTTGAGTATCTTCCATCAACTCATGTAGTTGAGAATCATATTTGACTACTTCCCCCACTTCGCCGATGGTTTCTATGTCCCAAAATCTTAACAAATCTTTTACTGGTTGCATTAATGGTAATAATCTTGTTGCTGGGATTTCTGGATTATTTTTTACAGCGTAGCTAATTGTAGGTAACTGTAAAAGTAAAGATTCTAAAATGGTGATTGTGTCTCTTTGATACTCTTTGATTAGACTTTGTTTTAACTGCTCATTTTCTTTTAACAAACGCTCACATTCTAGTTTCAAATCTTTTTCGACTTCATGGGAAAGTATTTCTTGGGGAAGTTTGCTTAAATTATCAATTAGAGTTTGAAGAGAAATATCAAAAGCAAGGGCAATTTTTCTGAGTATTCCGAGAGGGATATTATCAATTAAATTATGTTCAAGACGATAAAACTGTAATTCGGACACTTGAGATTTACGACTCAGTTCTAAATAATTTTTAACCCCTTTGGAATTCATCCATTGCCATAAAATTTTTCTCGTTTTATCCTCTGATTGGTTCATAAATTAATAGTAAGATTTTCCATGACATCTTAATATAAAGTATAGATATAAAAAATAGAACTAACAATAGTCTTCTTTTGCAGTGTGCTTGTTATGGTAGCACTGTCAAATTATGTATATACCTAAATATTATTTCCAATAACCGAAAAATTTAATTTTTTTTGTAGTAATGACAGAATCTAGTAATGCCCCTAAAATCCCTATTAAGGAGTTTATTGGTACAAGACAAGCTACTTTATTTCAGAGTTTAAAGCAACCCCAATTTACGGGAGAATTAATTTTTGGTTCGTCAAAGGGGGAGGAATGGATTTTCTATTTTTATTTAGGAAGGATTATCTTTGCAACTGGGGGAAGACATCCTGTTAGAAGATGGATGAGAAATGTTGCTAGATTTGCTCCTATATTGATTACTCAAATGTCTTCTCTTGATGAAAGTGTGACTAATCAGAAAAGTTTTCGTCGATTTTGGGAATATGAATTACTTAGTTATTGGTTAAAACAAGAGGAAGTAACCCGCCAACAATTAAGTTTAATTATAAAAAATATTGTTATTGAAATTTTATTTGATATAACTCAAAGAATGGAGGTTGTTTTTCAACTGAAAAATGATCAGTCTTTATCTAGTCAGCTAGTTTTTATTGATCCGGATCAAGTAATTGTTGAGGCTTGGCAAAGTTGGCAAAGTTGGCAAAATGCTAAGTTAGCAGATCGTTTTCCCAATCAATGTCCTATTATTAGACAATATGATAAACTTCAAGAAAAAACTTCCCCTAAGACTTATCAGATTATGAGTAAACTATTTAATGGCAGAAATACTTTAAGAGATTTGAGTTTACAAATAAATCAAGATTTAACTCAAATAACTAGATCAATGTTGCCTTATATTCAGTTGGGATTGATTGATTTAATAGATGTTCCAGACATTCCTTGTCCAATTAATTTCACCGATTAAATGTTAATGGAAATTTTTTGAGCAAGACATTCCCCTATGATCGTTGATAATGGGGATAAAATAACTGTTAAACTATATCAGAGAAACTAGGACTATTTAATAATTTATTGAGATAACTATGGACGGTTTTTGGGAAAATGTTTCACGCTATCCTCGCTATATGGTGAGTTTGATTCTAGGTATTTTCTTTTTTCTTTGGCAACAAGTAAAACCTTTATTTAATAACCCTCCAACTGCGATCGCACTTTTGGGACTAATGGTGGGTGGTTTTTTCTTTCTTTACTTTACTTTAAAAGCAATGTTAGGAATTACTCCTGTTTAAAATAACCATATTATTTTTTAGTTAAATTTTTTATTAAAATACTATAGCAATCTCAGTTCGATATGAAAATATCTCTTAACAGCTAGGTTTGACGGTATCAGGTGTTAGGTTTAATGGTAAATATTTTATGTTTTTTATAATGAATTAGTGCAAATTTTCCTGATAGATATAATTCAGTGCAAGTATCCAAAATACTGAGAGGAATAAGGGCGAAGAAAGTTTTTAAAATATTTCAGTTATAATCTTATTAAGTGTTAATAGAAAAATTTATTTTAACTATAAATTAAGAAAAAAAGATCCTGAAATCTAACATTTCAATTTATAGAAAGTTACAACAACAAGCATATATTTTTTAGAAAAGGAAAGGAGAATTTTGAGATTATGGCAAATAGTCGTCGTGTAGAAAAAGTATCATCTTTAATTAGAAAAGAAATAAGTCAAATGCTCATTAGTGGTATTAAGGATGACAGAGTTGGAGCAGGAATGGTTAGTATTCTCGATGTGGAAATGTCAGGGGATTTGCAACACGCTAAGGTTTTTGTAAGTATTTACGGTACACCAGAAGCAAAAGCGGAAACCATGGAAGGTTTAAAGGCTTGTACTCCTTTTGTTAGAAGGGAATTGGGTCATAGGATTCGTTTACGACATACCCCAGAAATTCGCTTTGTTCATGATTCTTCTTTAGAGAAAGGCGATCAAATAATTGATTTAATTAATCGTATTACCCCCCATGATATTCCTTCTGCGGAGGAAGAATAGGCAAAGTTAAAAGGGCAATAAATGGGCAATAGTGCCTTTAATTTATATAAATTGACTTTAAATAAATTTAATGATTTTTTTGGAGAAAATTTTGTTAACCATGGGTTTTAACTTTTTATACCTGAGTTCGATGAAAAAAGTATCGAAAAATAAAGCGTTGAGAGTTATCATCGAGCCAACTTTGGAATAAAAAATTATTAAATTTAGGAAAAACTCATTTAAAATCAATTTATTCAGCTTTTTTATCAATAATTATTACTTTTAACTCCGAATTCCGAACTCCGAACTCCGAACTCAGGTTTTTATGGTTCAGTGGTTTTTTTATGGAACTCATTTTAACCTAATCGTTTCATTACTCAATCGAGATGTAGTGATTTAAAGTAATATATAATTGTTGATCATAATTAAGAACATCATTTATGATTAATGATCTTGATTTTAGGAAAAAATATGATACTCTTAGAGCAAAATTTTCGTCCTAATTAGCAAAGATTCGGTTAAGATTACCTAAACAGTATTAATATTGTCCAAGATAACGGGCGTGAGGAGCAAATATCGATGAATTTGAAAAAGTCTGCGTTGAAAACCCTAAAGGAAACCAGTCGCACGTTTTATATCCCCATTAGTCGTTTACCTGATAGTTTGCAAGATGCGGTGACTTCTGCTTATTTATGTATGAGGGCAATTGATGAAATAGAAGATCATCCTCATATTGAGAATCATTTAAAGAGGGAAATTCTCACTCAAATTAGTGCTAGTTTGCAGTCTATTAGTAATGATACTGCTGTAGAAGATATTACTGCTTATATTGAACCTTACAAACATTTATTGCCTGAAGTTAGTTATCGTTTTGCTGAATGGGCAACTTTAGCTCCTGCCTCTATTGCAGGTAGAATTTGGGAGGCAACGGCGGCAATGAGCGATCGCATGGCTTATTGGGCTGACAAAAATTGGGTTATAAAAACTAAGGCGGATTTAGATCAATATACTTTCAGCGTAGCGGGTTCTGTAGGTTTACTGCTTTCTGATTTATGGGCATGGTACGACAATACAAAGACAAATAGAGAAGAAGCGATCGCATTTGGGAGAGGTTTACAGGCAGTCAATATTTTACGTAATCACCAAGAAGACAAATTAAGGGGCGTAAGTTTTTTCCCCGAAGGATGGCAGTTAGAAGATATGCACCAATATGCCCGTTATAACCTTACCTTAGCAGACTCTTATACTAAATCTTTACCTAAAGGGCCCGCTCTACAATTTTGTCAAATCCCCTTAACTTTAGCCCATGCAACCCTAGATGTATTAATTTTAGGCAAACCAAAACTGACTCGTAATGATGTTATGGCTTTAGTGGCACAGGTGTGCGGTTAATGTCAAGGATTGGCTATAATTGAGCGAGAATTTTGTAGAAATTAGAACCCTTAGAAGA is a window from the Cyanobacterium sp. Dongsha4 genome containing:
- a CDS encoding DUF2442 domain-containing protein produces the protein MSILVDLRVKNVIIEDDNLAVEIMDGRTIKTLLAWFPRLFNASKQQLNNWQISGGGYGIHWEEIDEDISVEGLLRGAISPDYKKTITTN
- a CDS encoding GNAT family N-acetyltransferase, translating into MKDYTASSTIFRQATLDDVEGIAEVLTLSFNHFNEVTFWVYPLLKIGVCQDLRKRIQNNEKENFCLIAVSINNTEGKINQEVLGTVELSFRENYNWAKKEKYAYIANLAVRENCRRQGIASQLLSRCEQIAQENNYSRVYLHVLASNNKARKLYLNNGYTIQQVETDLFSLFVPSQRRLLLTKSL
- the rbfA gene encoding 30S ribosome-binding factor RbfA, producing the protein MANSRRVEKVSSLIRKEISQMLISGIKDDRVGAGMVSILDVEMSGDLQHAKVFVSIYGTPEAKAETMEGLKACTPFVRRELGHRIRLRHTPEIRFVHDSSLEKGDQIIDLINRITPHDIPSAEEE
- a CDS encoding DUF4160 domain-containing protein; translation: MPTILRYIRYKGYRFYFCSHEPNEPPHIHVDKDNLSAKFWLSPVFLARNIRFLGKELRKIQAMVESNKIMFLEAWNEYFS
- a CDS encoding gamma carbonic anhydrase family protein yields the protein MKQLTIDSFTQAAFIAENASVMGQVTIGEGASIWYSAVVRGDVEKIKIGAYTNIQDGAILHGDPQQETILEDYVTVGHRAVIHSAHIKKGCLIGIGAIILNGVTVGEGSIIGAGCVVTKDIPSHSLMVGIPAKKIRDVSEEEAQNLVQHALKYYQLGLYHAGKTSDKGFC
- a CDS encoding helix-turn-helix transcriptional regulator; the protein is MNQSEDKTRKILWQWMNSKGVKNYLELSRKSQVSELQFYRLEHNLIDNIPLGILRKIALAFDISLQTLIDNLSKLPQEILSHEVEKDLKLECERLLKENEQLKQSLIKEYQRDTITILESLLLQLPTISYAVKNNPEIPATRLLPLMQPVKDLLRFWDIETIGEVGEVVKYDSQLHELMEDTQDDTQTCEMVKIRYVGYRQGEDLLYRAKVSPIVE
- a CDS encoding DUF4388 domain-containing protein — its product is MTESSNAPKIPIKEFIGTRQATLFQSLKQPQFTGELIFGSSKGEEWIFYFYLGRIIFATGGRHPVRRWMRNVARFAPILITQMSSLDESVTNQKSFRRFWEYELLSYWLKQEEVTRQQLSLIIKNIVIEILFDITQRMEVVFQLKNDQSLSSQLVFIDPDQVIVEAWQSWQSWQNAKLADRFPNQCPIIRQYDKLQEKTSPKTYQIMSKLFNGRNTLRDLSLQINQDLTQITRSMLPYIQLGLIDLIDVPDIPCPINFTD
- a CDS encoding DUF751 family protein, with protein sequence MDGFWENVSRYPRYMVSLILGIFFFLWQQVKPLFNNPPTAIALLGLMVGGFFFLYFTLKAMLGITPV
- a CDS encoding metalloregulator ArsR/SmtB family transcription factor: MKVSDRIHTNTTKEDLIPCTPHSLDSEFIDTFKGQILSSEKAQKMAEFFSLLGDTNRLRILSVLAKQELCVCDLAATLDMTESAVSHQLRTLKAMRLVAYQKRGRKVFYRLLDHHVLELYSSVAEHLDETD
- a CDS encoding pentapeptide repeat-containing protein; translated protein: MNDHQSEEINVSLDKNNSEIENNNSNSTLIPPKQLTYIKKPKTSYSGKILIGLGISLAGILLDNNWLGVIGAIVAFSLALVQVIPYIIQWIRFFLTPQERQTVVGVVGLILASLILFNYLGVYHAVGNWLNQFKYDEFGSWADWVGALGQIMIAVLAVYVAWQQYVISKDLTIQQNRITQQQTIDAYFQGLSELVLGPDGLLEDWPQERAIAEGRTAAILSSVDGSGKAKILRFLSRSRLITPLKRDSHLGRPILDGSGGYAEDREFGMRVINLGVVLAGCNLMGQDLRWTDLSEANMVRTDLSKADLVKTNLARTILYEADLQGADMKGVRLFYGDFHSASPRSRTQAPNFETGEYTGAVIEKVNFTGVKNLTEENRYYCCCWGGEYTRSTIPGGCLGIPDCLTASRRQQENLENEDTKDD
- a CDS encoding phytoene/squalene synthase family protein codes for the protein MNLKKSALKTLKETSRTFYIPISRLPDSLQDAVTSAYLCMRAIDEIEDHPHIENHLKREILTQISASLQSISNDTAVEDITAYIEPYKHLLPEVSYRFAEWATLAPASIAGRIWEATAAMSDRMAYWADKNWVIKTKADLDQYTFSVAGSVGLLLSDLWAWYDNTKTNREEAIAFGRGLQAVNILRNHQEDKLRGVSFFPEGWQLEDMHQYARYNLTLADSYTKSLPKGPALQFCQIPLTLAHATLDVLILGKPKLTRNDVMALVAQVCG